In the genome of Ostrinia nubilalis chromosome 30, ilOstNubi1.1, whole genome shotgun sequence, one region contains:
- the LOC135085887 gene encoding uncharacterized protein LOC135085887 produces MEEWERLVDGYPKNPDVKLFIKVLKTAEVALKEDLAPFELDWVTSTLFFKPVSLFDTISAKRNDAAWSKPISDAFKLIGEIVDKCQPEHLFENIVTLCLLSYTPNIRKDALSCLARVARQSAEGARDAQLLITELQDSSTSKTQLAVLVGVIAEFHPELVTESATRIWRIYLNLLESNKNTDTVINSVLQGLLGLFKHFGVDLPIIEFRDLYERISKEYIFKSKCEEVCHSILEHHADLFKELLAKDPRLRLQLWASQASAALRAVYAAIATAVTREQMMKILSSEVYPRVQSVQIRTKYIALRILKYCSMTNETSNDVIAGTISDVTAGTSGDSAASECDCCALAYEVKRGGVSIDKADAIHWCLDSSAPGSDKLLQTCLLFHHNIPSSKRRDISVHGLLNAHEDVRTVRITTALFLPLVPTAATPV; encoded by the exons ATGGAGGAGTGGGAACGACTAGTAGACGGGTATCCGAAGAATCCGGACGTCAAGCTCTTCATCAAAGTGCTGAAGACTGCAGAGGTCGCGTTGAAAGAAGACCTGGCTCCGTTTGAATTGG atTGGGTGACCAGCACACTATTCTTCAAGCCAGTTTCGCTGTTCGATACCATATCTGCTAAACGTAACGATGCAGCTTGGAGCAAGCCTATAAGCGATGCCTTCAAGCTAATTGGTGAAATTGTTGACAAGTGTCAGCCAGAGCATCTGTTTGAAAACATTGTCACG CTCTGTCTTCTCTCCTACACGCCAAACATCCGCAAGGACGCGCTGTCGTGCTTGGCGCGCGTTGCACGTCAATCGGCGGAGGGAGCGCGTGACGCGCAACTACTTATCACAGAACTGCAAGACTCGAGCACTAGCAAGACACAGCTGGCTGTGCTTGTGG GTGTAATAGCAGAATTCCACCCTGAGCTGGTGACGGAGTCAGCAACGAGGATATGGAGGATATACCTAAACTTACTGGAGTCCAACAAGAACACG GATACAGTAATAAACTCAGTGCTGCAAGGCCTGTTAGGCCTCTTCAAACACTTTGGGGTGGACCTGCCCATCATAGAGTTTAGAGATCTCTATGAAAGGATCTCTAAAGAATACATTTTCAAGAGCAAATGTGAAGAGG TGTGCCATTCAATATTGGAGCATCACGCCGACCTATTCAAGGAGCTACTGGCCAAAGACCCTCGGCTAAGACTACAGCTGTGGGCCTCACAGGCCTCGGCGGCCTTACGGGCTGTATATGCTGCTATTGCCACCGCAGTCACTAGGGAACAGATGATG AAAATTTTATCATCCGAAGTCTACCCACGCGTGCAATCAGTGCAGATCCGAACTAAATACATCGCTCTTCGTATACTAAAGTACTGTTCTATGACTAATGAGACTAGTAATGACGTCATAGCTGGGACtattagtgacgtcacagctgggACTAGTGGTGACAGTGCGGCTTCTGAATGCGACTGCTGCGCGTTGGCGTATGAAGTGAAGCGAGGGGGCGTGTCCATAGACAAGGCTGATGCG atCCACTGGTGCCTAGATTCATCAGCTCCCGGCAGCGACAAGCTCCTCCAGACTTGTCTGCTGTTCCACCACAACATACCCTCGTCTAAGAGGCGAGATATATCCGTGCATGGACTGCTGAACGCTCACGAGGATGTTAGGACTGTACGTATAACTACGgcactattcctacctctcgttcccaccgctgcaactcctgtgtag